The following coding sequences lie in one Candidatus Nitrospira allomarina genomic window:
- a CDS encoding multicopper oxidase domain-containing protein: protein MYHGKSKFLTASIFLALMGGAAFWATPTFVSAENASPSHAHQTGMPAQSPGWAEQLKGQTIVEDAMEGRAERAALVEQQHQRMMEQMQKDMEHKGADTGAFDSMSMIHQYGGGPANGLLASTPGVEPVSMKGGLCPKTAPVRNYDVSAINVEISLNQWLDYYPGYMYALTGNIDKIREEEAKNAEAREKEGHVDPGAVNNGIQDQWIQPLVIRGNQGDCVKVTLRNQLEFGEEVSLHINGSDMVMSQTGQPALTTNPDSVATEGQAIEMEWYIHPDTQEGGKQFHTFSNDRELTVMGLFGVFVVEPRGSNYYEPLGTGPATEATSGWQVMIDNGDGPDFREFVLIYHEVGDEAFRPVNKHGDFLPQRDPLTDAYRPGARALNYRSEPFGINNMHVQHEYFGFEDESMAYSSYTFGDAAPTIPRSYLGDPAKFRIVHGGSEVFHSHHPHGGSIRWQRSPRATQMPVWSTGQNGPVKFPVIRTKSDRVDVEVIGPSEALDLETECGSGLCQWLAGDFLFHCHVAHHYVAGMWGYWRVYNSLQEPGVQNDVMAPLRELPDRLGRIHKPVTSDQLVGKTVNWFGKQFKIVGKGKSDWKADPAVVNIKDWVEMQLSNQGKPGHKDDEAGQMKAYDATVMDWVWDGSKAMSEKEPTLGENPKYRPEWQGYKAGERRAIWFEPSTGKVAWPWLTPHFGKRAPFSNDHNPAPWLEMIRLNPDGTRSVEPAKAGENGSWSLCPDRAGSQDYKVHFIKLPIELSAAEGKEPAIVDPNGLLYVVHEEEEEVRANNDKKFPLVVRANVYDCIDWTLTSEWLDDDITNFQSSKINTHFHFFQFDNQASDGVISGFSYEQSMRPFTQFEKKSDKGLPVPMNAKVTKAAKKGDKTLEVSNAKQYHVGIPILIGADNVKGQEVRRIVKINGNTLTFAQPLKNAHPVKDIVTVEYVRQRFWVDADVGSVFWHDHAFGGTTWPHGAVGTMIAEPFGSTWHDPKTGKRIRSGPVADIHAVERVGHDVAGSFRELMVHIMDTVPHTVNIVTAGNPPGQPVDVALEAGRTVSFIMPPNDRIKMTPMPFLNGGTHTTGGAFNFRAEPFAQRLVNNPDPSKLFSSAVHGDPSTAMIRAYLGDAIVFRLIDVTMNESNVFTLSGHTFWSERYAQEANRKHSLHIGIAERYDLVIPEAGGPRHQAGDYMFFNGRSSKFSEGSWGLIRVLDKPVGDLQPLPNKAYGKEGMPERLPVCPKGAPVKSFSVVALDHPGMSFNNNAPETIEVDFERKIELRNPEAKIYVLEDEVQKVGSDVQPMPLTLRANVGDCLQVKLTNKLKEGRASFSAFGLAFDPKDSQGLNLGNNPGDQTVAPGESRMYTYYADPFNGETQTLVWDWGNVSMNPRNGLFGGIIIGPKGSQYRDPKTGEDISLKNSWNADVIVDRTIQGNESRVSYRDVALYFQDEDNIIGTSFMPYVQNVAGLTGVNYRAEPYLHREEAGCSLGRMFQPCQVDKPQDPATPVIEAHAGDKVRIHVFGASSEQNGMFTVEKHEWPIEPFLPGADMISTVEFSGSEGLDVFLPSAGGRWSLTGDYVWSNGRLPYSQSGQWGYLRVLPDTDQRIQPLDGSAMSSKQAALEESSAEPRIIPTIAK from the coding sequence ATGTATCACGGCAAGAGTAAATTTTTAACTGCGTCTATATTTTTGGCGCTGATGGGGGGGGCGGCCTTCTGGGCTACTCCAACCTTTGTCAGTGCTGAAAATGCATCTCCTTCACACGCCCATCAGACGGGGATGCCGGCGCAATCTCCTGGTTGGGCCGAACAGCTCAAGGGCCAGACGATTGTGGAAGATGCCATGGAAGGGCGGGCGGAACGGGCGGCCCTGGTTGAGCAGCAGCATCAACGCATGATGGAGCAAATGCAGAAGGACATGGAGCATAAGGGTGCCGACACGGGTGCATTTGATTCCATGTCGATGATTCACCAATATGGAGGGGGGCCGGCGAATGGCCTTCTGGCAAGTACTCCCGGTGTGGAGCCGGTGTCCATGAAAGGTGGGTTATGTCCCAAGACCGCACCTGTTCGAAATTATGATGTGTCAGCCATTAATGTGGAAATTAGTCTGAATCAATGGCTGGATTATTATCCCGGGTACATGTATGCCTTGACCGGAAATATTGACAAGATCCGTGAGGAGGAAGCCAAAAATGCCGAGGCTCGTGAAAAGGAAGGTCATGTCGATCCGGGAGCTGTGAACAATGGCATTCAGGATCAGTGGATACAACCCTTGGTGATTCGCGGCAATCAAGGCGATTGCGTGAAGGTTACTCTGCGTAACCAATTGGAGTTCGGCGAAGAAGTCAGTTTGCATATCAATGGGTCTGATATGGTGATGAGCCAGACCGGTCAACCGGCGCTCACCACCAATCCTGATTCGGTGGCGACAGAAGGCCAAGCCATTGAAATGGAATGGTACATCCATCCCGATACTCAAGAAGGTGGAAAGCAATTTCATACCTTTAGCAATGACCGGGAGTTGACGGTCATGGGACTCTTCGGCGTCTTCGTCGTGGAACCACGTGGATCGAATTACTATGAGCCCTTGGGTACGGGGCCGGCCACGGAAGCCACGAGTGGCTGGCAGGTGATGATTGATAATGGGGACGGACCAGACTTTCGGGAATTTGTCCTGATTTATCATGAAGTGGGTGATGAAGCATTTCGTCCCGTGAATAAGCATGGAGACTTCCTGCCTCAGCGGGACCCGCTCACCGATGCCTATCGTCCGGGTGCCCGGGCTCTCAATTATCGGAGTGAACCGTTCGGAATTAACAATATGCACGTGCAACATGAATACTTTGGATTTGAAGATGAGTCGATGGCGTATAGTTCCTATACCTTTGGTGATGCCGCCCCGACTATTCCCAGGAGTTATTTAGGTGACCCGGCTAAATTCCGTATTGTGCATGGTGGATCGGAAGTCTTCCATTCGCATCATCCTCACGGCGGGTCGATTCGGTGGCAACGAAGCCCACGTGCGACGCAGATGCCGGTCTGGAGTACGGGGCAAAACGGACCTGTGAAATTTCCGGTGATTCGGACGAAGTCGGACAGAGTCGATGTGGAAGTGATTGGGCCATCCGAAGCGTTAGATTTGGAGACCGAATGCGGCTCGGGGCTTTGCCAATGGTTGGCGGGAGATTTTCTCTTTCACTGCCATGTGGCGCATCACTATGTGGCCGGTATGTGGGGTTACTGGCGTGTGTATAACAGCCTGCAAGAGCCAGGTGTGCAAAATGACGTGATGGCTCCTTTGCGAGAATTGCCGGACCGGTTAGGCCGCATTCACAAGCCCGTGACTTCCGATCAACTGGTGGGCAAGACCGTCAATTGGTTTGGCAAGCAATTCAAGATTGTGGGTAAAGGCAAAAGTGATTGGAAAGCCGACCCCGCCGTCGTGAATATTAAAGATTGGGTAGAAATGCAGCTCAGCAATCAAGGCAAGCCCGGACATAAAGATGATGAGGCCGGTCAAATGAAGGCCTATGATGCCACCGTCATGGATTGGGTCTGGGATGGGTCGAAGGCCATGAGCGAGAAAGAGCCGACCCTTGGGGAAAATCCCAAATATCGGCCGGAGTGGCAGGGATATAAAGCCGGGGAACGGCGGGCCATTTGGTTTGAACCGTCAACCGGGAAAGTCGCGTGGCCGTGGCTCACGCCACATTTCGGAAAACGGGCGCCGTTTTCCAATGATCACAATCCGGCCCCATGGTTGGAAATGATCCGATTGAATCCTGATGGAACACGGTCGGTCGAACCGGCCAAGGCGGGCGAAAATGGCTCTTGGAGTCTGTGTCCGGATCGAGCCGGATCACAAGATTACAAGGTGCATTTTATTAAGTTACCGATAGAATTGTCGGCTGCCGAAGGAAAAGAGCCGGCGATTGTCGACCCCAATGGGCTTCTCTATGTTGTGCATGAGGAAGAGGAAGAGGTGCGAGCCAACAACGACAAAAAATTCCCGTTGGTGGTTCGGGCGAATGTGTATGATTGCATCGATTGGACGCTGACGAGTGAATGGTTGGATGACGATATCACGAACTTCCAGTCGTCCAAGATCAACACGCATTTCCATTTCTTCCAGTTCGATAATCAGGCATCTGATGGAGTCATTTCGGGATTTTCGTATGAACAATCCATGCGGCCGTTTACCCAATTCGAGAAAAAGTCGGATAAAGGGTTGCCGGTGCCGATGAATGCGAAGGTGACGAAGGCCGCCAAGAAAGGTGACAAAACCTTGGAGGTTTCGAATGCCAAGCAATATCATGTGGGCATTCCGATTCTGATTGGTGCGGATAATGTCAAAGGCCAGGAGGTGCGACGGATCGTCAAAATTAATGGCAATACGTTGACATTTGCCCAGCCCTTGAAGAATGCGCATCCGGTCAAGGACATTGTCACCGTGGAATATGTCCGGCAACGGTTCTGGGTGGATGCCGATGTGGGCAGTGTGTTCTGGCATGACCATGCCTTTGGTGGCACAACCTGGCCGCACGGGGCAGTTGGGACCATGATTGCCGAACCCTTCGGTTCCACGTGGCACGATCCGAAGACCGGCAAGCGGATTCGCTCGGGTCCGGTAGCCGATATTCATGCGGTGGAACGTGTGGGACATGATGTGGCAGGCAGCTTCCGTGAATTGATGGTGCACATCATGGATACGGTGCCGCACACGGTAAATATCGTGACGGCGGGCAATCCTCCAGGGCAACCGGTGGATGTGGCCTTAGAAGCGGGTCGGACGGTGTCGTTTATCATGCCGCCGAACGACCGGATTAAAATGACGCCCATGCCGTTCCTGAATGGCGGCACACATACGACGGGAGGAGCGTTCAATTTCCGGGCTGAGCCATTCGCACAACGATTGGTCAATAACCCGGATCCCTCCAAGCTCTTCAGCAGTGCGGTGCATGGCGATCCCAGCACGGCCATGATTCGGGCCTACTTGGGTGATGCCATTGTGTTTAGATTAATTGACGTAACCATGAATGAAAGTAATGTGTTTACGTTGTCCGGCCATACCTTCTGGTCAGAACGGTATGCGCAAGAGGCGAATCGCAAACATTCGCTGCATATCGGAATTGCCGAACGGTATGACCTGGTCATTCCGGAAGCGGGTGGGCCGCGCCATCAAGCCGGCGATTACATGTTCTTTAATGGCCGGAGTTCGAAGTTTTCGGAAGGCTCCTGGGGGCTGATTCGGGTCTTAGATAAGCCGGTGGGTGATCTGCAGCCCTTACCGAATAAGGCCTATGGCAAAGAGGGCATGCCGGAGCGATTGCCGGTTTGTCCGAAAGGGGCTCCGGTGAAGAGCTTCAGTGTCGTGGCCTTGGACCATCCGGGGATGAGCTTTAATAACAATGCTCCGGAAACGATTGAAGTGGACTTTGAGCGCAAGATTGAATTGCGCAATCCTGAAGCCAAAATCTATGTCCTCGAAGATGAGGTGCAAAAGGTCGGTAGTGATGTGCAACCCATGCCGTTAACGTTACGGGCCAACGTGGGTGACTGTCTCCAAGTCAAATTGACGAATAAGCTCAAAGAAGGGCGAGCGTCATTCTCGGCCTTCGGCCTGGCCTTCGATCCCAAAGATTCCCAAGGCCTCAATTTGGGGAACAACCCCGGGGACCAAACCGTGGCGCCCGGTGAATCCCGGATGTACACCTATTATGCGGATCCCTTCAATGGCGAGACGCAAACCTTGGTGTGGGATTGGGGGAATGTGTCGATGAATCCCCGCAACGGCCTGTTTGGCGGAATCATTATCGGTCCCAAGGGATCACAGTACCGTGATCCAAAAACCGGGGAAGATATTTCCCTGAAAAACAGTTGGAATGCCGATGTGATTGTGGATCGGACTATTCAGGGCAATGAGAGCCGGGTGAGCTACCGGGATGTCGCCTTGTATTTCCAGGACGAGGATAACATCATCGGAACCAGCTTCATGCCCTATGTTCAAAATGTGGCAGGCCTGACCGGCGTCAACTATCGCGCCGAACCCTATCTTCATCGCGAAGAAGCCGGTTGTTCATTGGGCCGGATGTTCCAACCGTGCCAAGTGGACAAGCCGCAGGATCCTGCGACACCGGTGATTGAAGCCCATGCCGGAGACAAAGTACGGATTCACGTCTTTGGCGCCAGCAGTGAGCAGAATGGAATGTTCACCGTGGAAAAGCATGAATGGCCGATTGAACCCTTCCTGCCCGGTGCGGATATGATTAGCACCGTGGAGTTCTCGGGTTCGGAAGGTTTGGATGTTTTCCTG